The Paenibacillus sp. BIC5C1 DNA segment ATAGATAAGCTGAAGGCACAAGTAAATGAGAAAGAAACAGAGCTCAAAGCAGCGAAGGATGCCACGACCGCAGAGGCAAAGAAATCAAGCGATTTGCAAAAGAAATTAGATGATGCGGAAAAAGCGGCTGAAACCGCTGCGCAGAATCCAGAGACCGAGTCTGATTATCAGAAACAAATTAAAGATTTGGCGAAGATGTATGCGGACATGAGTCCCAGTAAGGCCGCACCGATTTTGCAAAATATGACGAATGAAGAGATGGTGCAGCTTCTTAGTGTGATGCAATCTGCTGCACGAACCAAGGTATTGGAGAAGATGGACCCGAAAACAGCGGCTGATGTCACGATGATGATGAAGGATGCGAAACCATCCGGTGATCTGGCCCTGGATGCACTGCAATCCCGCTTAAAGAAAGAGACTGCAACGACATCTACGGCGACTACAACTAACTCCAAAAACTTGGATAAAAATCAGCTTAGTCAAACGTTTGCTTCCATGTCGGCCTCTAGTGGGGCTAAACTATTGCTCGAAACATATAAGCTGAGCCCGGATAAAACCTTGACCATTTTAAATTCTGTCGACGATGCTACACGGTCTCAATTGCTTGAAAATATGTCAACTGAAAATTCAGTTGAAACTGCAAAAATATTAAATAAATTAATGGGTAACAAGTAAGATTAGTAGCATCTGTTTAGTACGGAGAGGAGGTGAAAACAAATGTCGATTGTATATCAAATGACATCCACATCATCCGCTAAGACAACAGCAGCGCAGACAGCTGGAACAGGATCCAAAGGTGCAATTGCTGGAAGTGGTGATTTTTTGCAAACTCTTGCCCAATCATTAAATGGTGGTGCAACGACGGACAATAGCTCGGCTGCAGCAGGGAGCTTAGCAGCGAATCCACTAGTGTTTACCTTTGCATCTAGTGAAGATGGGGAACAAACATCAATCACCGATATCTTAAGTTCGTTATTCGCAGATTTGGATTCGCTAGATGAAGCTTTGGAAAATGATCCGTCACTGCTAGGGGATTTACAAAGTCTGATTCAGCAGATGTACGCTCAATTAGATGCTAATTCGGGTATTCAAGCTGAAGGTTCTGATGAGCCCGCAATTGGCTCAGAGACTTCTAATGCAGCATCAGCAATTGATCTGGCTGAACACCCAGCAGCAATGCGCTTTGTAATTCAGGATGTGCTCACACAGTTAATTGCGGGTATGAATGAGCCGGATAGTACAGTTGTCAAGAATGCTCCAGAATTCAAGCACCTGCTTCAATCTCTCCAAAGTCAGCTGCAGGATGCTGGCGTTGACACCAGTCTTAACAAAGGGTGGAATGAACTTAAATCCATTCTGGAAACATTAGCAGTGGCTAAGGTTCAGGCTGTGCAAATGGCTCCAACAAATCAGACGTCCAAGCAAGACTCAGTGGCATCACAAGTTCTTGTTTCGGCCGCTTCAAATACTGGACCTAAAGTTTCAGTTGAAACGGATTCAGCACCTACAACGAATGAAGTAGGAGAAGTGGACCATTCAAGTATCATTACGGCAGGAGAGTTGTCCTTACGTTCAACAGGTACATCAGCAGGTAAACCGGCTGAACCTGTCATGCAAGCTTCCCAGTTTGCAAAAGAGATGACACAGTTTGTTGTGAATAAGTTGGACATTGTGCAACAAAAGGGGTTTTCGGAAGCGACTATCTCACTACGTCCAGAACATCTGGGTAAGCTGGATGTGCAGATTACTTTGCAAAACGGGCAATTGGTTGCTCGTTTTATGACCGAGCATACGATGGCGAAAGACATGTTGGAACAGCAAATGATGCAATTGCGTAGCTCGCTTCAAGCTCAAGGCATTCAAGTTGAACGACTTGAAGTTACTCAGAACAGCTCACTTGGTTCACAAATGTACCAGGATGGGGGACGCCAGCCAGGAAGCAATTCTCAGCAGCAACGTCGCTCACGTGAACGTGAAGAACAATCTGATGATGCTGTAAGCACAGCAACACTCCAGGAAGAATTGCGCAACTGGCGCAGTGAACATGAGGAAGGTAACGACCTGCGCAGAGACACGTTTACAGCAGAAGCTTAAACAGAAATGAGGTGAAAATATGGCTAATGAAGCGATTTCTACCAATAATACCTGGCCTAACTATTCGGCAGCGAATAAAGCCACAACAAGCGCTGCAACAAAAGAGCTGGGCAAGGATCAGTTTCTTAAAATATTGATCACTCAGTTGCAAAATCAGGATCCGATGCAGCCAATGGAAGATAAGGAATTTATCGCTCAGATGGCTCAGTTCAGTTCGGTAGAACAACTGGTGAATATCTCTTCTCAGCTAAAGACTTTAAATCAGTCTCTTGGGACAGTTTCGGGCATGATTGGCCGCGAGATCAGTTGGCTTTCTTCTAATAAAGAGGATAACGGAACCCTCCGTCAGGGTATTGTGGATTCCATCATCGTACGAGATGGTGTTCAATACGCAAAAGTAGGCAATGACGAAATCAAGCTGGATGAAATTATTCAAGTAACTAATCCAACACAGGCTGAGGAAAATGAAACTCCAGTTAAGGACGCTGCAGATTCAGCTGTAACGAATGAAAACCAGCAACCAGAAGCATCAGCACAGCCTGAAGACAACGGAAACACGTTATGAGTGACCGCATAACAGTAGGCCAACTGTACACAGGTCCAATTACCCCCAATTTGCATAATCGCTCCAAAGCGGGAGAAGCATCCACTGTACCTGAGCGCCCTTTTGCACAGGTATTGGAAGATAACCTGCTGAAATTGAGTAATCATGCTGCAAAAAGGTTGGAACAGCGCGGTATTGAACTCAAGACGGAGCAGATGCAGCAGATTGGAACTGCTCTGGATAAGGCTGCTGCCAAAGGAGCCAAGGAATCCTTGATTTTGATGAAAGATATGGCTTTTATCGTTAATGTCAAAAATCGTACTGTCGTTACAGCCATGGATAGTGAAAGCATGAAGGATAATGTATTCACCCAGATTGATAGTGCTGTAATCATTTCTTGACCGGCTGGCCCTTCTCGGGAGCCGGAATGCCGCTGACCGACTGACGCGGTAACCAAACTAAGGCTGGGAGGATTTTTAAAAAATGTTGAAATCAATGTACTCAGGCGTTTCCGGGATGCGGGGTTTTCAAACGAAACTTGATGTAATCGGTAATAATATTGCGAACGTGAATACGGTTGGTTTTAAAGGTAGCCGTGTCATGTTCAAAGATATTATGAGCCAAACAACGGCGGGGGTAACAGCACCTGGAGATGAAAATGGTGGTGTAAATGCAAAGCAGATTGGTTTGGGTGTATCGGTAGGATCAATTGATACCCTGCATCTTGCAGGTAGCCCAATGACAACTAATAATCCAACCGACCTGCGTCTCAATGGTGATGGCTTCTTCCTGGTGACCCTTGGTGGTGAACAAGAAGTTCCTTTTTTAACCCGGGCAGGAGATTTCCATGTGGATGCTAACCGTAACCTTGTAACTTCCGATGGTCTGTTCGTTGTTGATAGTGGCGGAGAACCTATCACATTGGACGAAGCAGTCGTTTCTTTCACTATTGGTCAAGATGGAATTATCAACCAGACGATGGATGATGGAACAACTGAAGCCGGAGCACAACTCGGCATAGGGAAAGTGACAAATCCGGAAGGTTTGGAAAAAATCGGCGGAAACTTGTATCGCATTACTGCAAATGCCAATGCTGATGGGGAATTTGAAATTGTCACTGCCAATAGTACTGAATTTGGTACAGGATCCGTTATTGCAGGACAACTTGAAATGTCCAACGTGGATCTTACAGGTGAATTCACAGAGATGATCGTTGCTCAGCGTGGATTCCAGGCGAACTCACGTATTATTACAACGTCCGATGAAGTGCTTCAGGAAGTTGTTAACCTGAAACGTTAATAACTGATTAGTGATTTTAAATGCGGGGGGAGCTTGCTCCTCCACTCTGATCAAGGGGGCTTAGCATGATTTCGGTTACGCGGTTAAATGGTTCTCCCATGTGGTTAAATGCGCTGATGGTTGAAATTGTGGAAGAGACACCAGACACGTATATTACTCTGGTAACCGGAAAGAGACTTATTGTGCTTGAGAAAGCCGATGAGGTTATTTCCAAAATTAAAGATTACAACCGTGAAATCGGGGTTCAGGCAGCCACTATTAAAGTGCAGCAAACGGAGGAGTCCTGATGAAAAAGATGTTGCCTTGGCTTGCAACAAGCTTGCTAGCTATAACACTCATTGTGGTGGTTGTGTTTGTATTTATGCAAGGACAGAACGGGAATAAGATTGATACACATACGGCAGCCGCTGCAGAAAAGAAGATGACAGCGGATGAGATTGTTGCAGTTTCCTCAGAGCTTGGAGAAATTAAAACTAATTTGGCTGATATAGACCATATTGTAGTTGTAAGTTTTTCTTTCAAATTATCCGACAAAAAGGCTAAAGAAGATTTTGAGAAAATCAAGGAAATCACGGTGAAACCTATTATCATCCAGACTTTTGCGGATACCAAGTCTAATGAACTGGCTACAGCGAAAGGTCGCATTCAATTTAACAAAAAATTGACTGAGCTTATTAATGAAGCTTTACCAGAAGGTAAGCTGGCCACCACTAGTTTTTCTTCTTTTGTGATGGCGCCAATGTAATGAACAGGACACGCTGTAAATCTGTAAGGGGGTGAGAACATGGTGGATGTATTATCACAAAATGAGATTGACGCCCTATTAGCTGCCCTTTCCTCTGGTGAAATGGATGCCGAGGAATTGAAAAAGGAAGAAACTCAAAAGAAAATTAGATCGTACGATTTTAAGCGGGCGGTTCGTTTTTCCAAAGATCATATTCGAAGCTTGACCCGTATTCACGAAAATTTTGCACGCTTTCTCACCACTTATTTTTCAGCCCAACTGCGGACGTTCGTTCAGATCAATGTCGTTCAAGTTGAACAGTTGCCTTATGACGAGTTTATCCGTTCTATTCCGAAGATGACGATATTGAACATATTTGAGGCGGAGCCATTACAGGGACGGATGGTAATGGAGGTTCATCCCAACGTGGGTTATGCAATGCTGGATCGTCTGCTTGGCGGAACAGGAAATGCACCGACAAAGATCGCATCGATGACGGAAATTGAGACAACGATTATGGAGCGGATTTTCAGCCGTGCGTTTGAAAGTTTGCAGGAAGCATGGAAGACTGTGTTGGATATTTCTCCAAGGATGGAAGCGCTGGAGACCAATCCGCAATTTATGCAGATTGTTTCCCCCAATGAGACTATCGCTTTGATCTCACTGAGTACCAAAATCGGTGACACCACAGGCATGATCAATTTGTGTATTCCGCATGTCGTTCTTGAACCTATTATGTCCCGGTTGTCGACCCATCAGTGGTTTGTTTCGGAGAAAAAAACCAGAGCTCCGGAAGAATATGATGCTCTCAAAGAGCGTGTGAACAAAGCCAAATTGCCCGTCGTTGCGGAGTTGGGAGAATCCAGGATTTCGATTGCTGAATTTTTGGGTCTGTCTGTTGGCGATGTCATTACGTTGAACAAACCTGTTGATGAGGGACTGTCCATTAAAGTTGGAGATAGGCTGAAGTATATGGGTAGCCCGGGAACGATCAAGGATCGTGTGGCTGTGCAAATAGACAAGATTGTCACCGAAGGAGTTGAAGAATTTGACGAGTAAGGATTATTTATCCCAAGAAGAAATCGATGCTTTGCTCAGACAATCGGAATCGATGAACAGTTCGGAACCGGCTGAGAAAACAGTTGATGATTTTTTGACCGAGCTGGAACAGGATGCCTTGGGGGAGATTGGTAACATTACATTTGGTAGTGCGGCGACAGCTTTGTCTACGCTATTGGGCCTAAAAGTAGATATTACAACACCTAAGGTGTCCATCATCAGTCGGACACAGTTTGATGAAGCCTTTCCTAAGCCTCACGTTGCAGTTCATGTGAATTATGTGGATGGATTTGAAGGGATCAACTCGCTAGTTATCAAAAAACGGGATGCTCAAGTCATTGCCGATTTGATGCTTGGTGGCGAAGGGAATCCGATTGATGAAGAACTGAATGAAATCCATATCAGTGCAGTACAGGAAGCGATGAATCAGATGATGGGTTCCTCTGCTACTTCCATGTCCACAATCTTTAACCGTTTCGTGAATATTTCTCCTCCGGGAATTGATATTCTCAATATGGAAAGTGGTGAGGGAGTCAGCAATCTTCCAGAAGATGAGACATTGATTCAAGTATCGTTCCGTCTGTTGATTGGCGATCTGATTGATTCCAATCTCATGCAGCTGCTTCCAGTACATTTTGCCAAAGAAATGGTAGAGATGTTGATTGGAGGAGCTCAAGAGTCTACTGCTAGTGCACCAGTTGCGTCTACACCAGAGCCAGTACAGGCAGCAGTACCGGTTGTCCCTGAGCAACCTCCGGTTCAGCAACAGATACCGCCACAGGCGCAGCAACCGCCTGTTCAAGATTATAATGGGTATGGACAGGCTCCGATGGGGATACCGCAAGGAATGCCGCCACAGCAGCCATATGGCATGCCTCCGCAGCAACCTTATGGTGTACCGCAGCATTACGGCGGTGTGCCGAATAGGAATGTAAACGTACAACCGGTTCAATTCGCCAATTTGCAAAATGGGGCTTTCGGCCAGGTAGACGAAAACAATTTGAATTTATTGATGGACATTCCCCTTAAAGTCACCGTAGAATTAGGAAGGACCCAGAAGCAAATTAAGGATATTTTAGAACTGTCACAAGGTTCAATTGTCGAGCTGGACAAACTGGCCGGTGAACCTGTCGACATTTTGGTAAATAACAAGTTGATTGCCAAAGGTGAGGTTGTCGTAATCGACGAAAACTTTGGTGTTCGTGTTATAGATATCGTAAGCCAATGGGACCGAATTCAGAAATTACAATAAGCACAATTTAGGGAGGACTTGAATCAAGATGGCAAACCGAATTTTAGTCGTGGACGACGCTGCATTTATGAGAATGATGATCCGGGACATTTTGTCCAAAAACGGATACGAGGTCGTTGGCGAAGCACAGGATGGATCACAAGCAATTGAGAAGTTTAAGGAGCTTCGTCCTGATCTGATCACAATGGATATTACCATGCCTGAGATGGATGGTATTGCAGCTTTGAAAGAAATTAAAAAAATTGATGCGAACGCAAAAGTGATTATGTGCTCTGCTATGGGTCAACAAGCGATGGTTATTGATGCAATCCAAGCTGGAGCTAAAGATTTCATTGTGAAGCCGTTCCAATCTGACCGGGTTATCGAAGCAATCAGCAAAACGCTGGGCGTTTAAGAGACATGATGATGGCTCAGGATAAGATTCCAGATGATGTTGGCACGGGAGTCAATTATTATTTTCAGCTTGTATGGGTGATTGTTGTCCTGGCCGTCATTCTGGTTCTTATAGTCTATCTGATTCGTTTTCTAAACAAACGGAATCAGCGATGGTTCCGGAACGGCACAATTCGTATTTTGGGTGGAGTCGGGCTGGGACCAAACAAGTCGCTGCAAATTATAGAAATTGGCGGTAGCGTTTATCTACTCGGTGTGGGTGATGACATACAGCTGGTGGATAAGGTTTCGGATCTTGAAGAGGCACAGCGAATCATTGATTCATTTGAACGGGATGCTTCAGCACAACAGGGAAGCCTTTCGCCTCTCATTGCAAAGCTGGCAGCCCGATTACGCAAAGATGAACCGCCGCAGGAAATGGAACTCGAGGATACAACCTCTTTTCACGAACTGTTTGAATCTAAACTTCGGCAGATGCCTAACCGTAAAGAGAAGATGGAGAAGGTTCTGGAAGAAGACAATACTACAGATCGGTCGAGGGATTCATGAAGAAAAAGATTTGGTTAGCGTGTTTTTTCATAGGACTCATCAGTCTGGCATCCGTCACTGTTGCCTTTGCCGAACCGATTCCGAATATTGATATTCAAATTGGAAACGGGGATGGGGGCACTCCAAGCACGAGTTCACTGTCCATTATCCTGCTGATCACGGTACTTAGTATAGCACCAGCTTTGCTAGTACTAATGACTAGCTTTACCCGGATTGTTATCGTTCTCGGTTTTGTGCGGACATCCTTGGGTACGCAGCAAATGCCACCCAATCAGGTGCTGGTCGGTTTGGCACTTTTTCTAACACTGTTTATCATGTCACCGACATTGTCATCCATCAATCAGGTAGCGCTTCAGCCCTATCTCAAGGGTGACATAACACAAACCGAAGCGTTGGAAAAAGCTGCGGATCCCATGAAGAAGTTTATGTTCTCCCACACTAGGGAGAAAGACCTGCTGCTGTTTATGAAGTACAATCAAACCGAAAAGCCAAGCACATACCAGGATATACCGATTACTGTGATGGTACCGGCATATGCAATCAGTGAGTTGAAGACAGCA contains these protein-coding regions:
- a CDS encoding MotE family protein, which produces MAVKDTDMEKESSGGWEKFLMISIPIVFTVVLLGVLLTLFNVDIRNNLLEVANKIPIVKEWVPDPVLDPEKKKLEKSEQQVESAEATIDKLKAQVNEKETELKAAKDATTAEAKKSSDLQKKLDDAEKAAETAAQNPETESDYQKQIKDLAKMYADMSPSKAAPILQNMTNEEMVQLLSVMQSAARTKVLEKMDPKTAADVTMMMKDAKPSGDLALDALQSRLKKETATTSTATTTNSKNLDKNQLSQTFASMSASSGAKLLLETYKLSPDKTLTILNSVDDATRSQLLENMSTENSVETAKILNKLMGNK
- a CDS encoding flagellar hook-length control protein FliK codes for the protein MSIVYQMTSTSSAKTTAAQTAGTGSKGAIAGSGDFLQTLAQSLNGGATTDNSSAAAGSLAANPLVFTFASSEDGEQTSITDILSSLFADLDSLDEALENDPSLLGDLQSLIQQMYAQLDANSGIQAEGSDEPAIGSETSNAASAIDLAEHPAAMRFVIQDVLTQLIAGMNEPDSTVVKNAPEFKHLLQSLQSQLQDAGVDTSLNKGWNELKSILETLAVAKVQAVQMAPTNQTSKQDSVASQVLVSAASNTGPKVSVETDSAPTTNEVGEVDHSSIITAGELSLRSTGTSAGKPAEPVMQASQFAKEMTQFVVNKLDIVQQKGFSEATISLRPEHLGKLDVQITLQNGQLVARFMTEHTMAKDMLEQQMMQLRSSLQAQGIQVERLEVTQNSSLGSQMYQDGGRQPGSNSQQQRRSREREEQSDDAVSTATLQEELRNWRSEHEEGNDLRRDTFTAEA
- a CDS encoding flagellar hook capping FlgD N-terminal domain-containing protein, producing MANEAISTNNTWPNYSAANKATTSAATKELGKDQFLKILITQLQNQDPMQPMEDKEFIAQMAQFSSVEQLVNISSQLKTLNQSLGTVSGMIGREISWLSSNKEDNGTLRQGIVDSIIVRDGVQYAKVGNDEIKLDEIIQVTNPTQAEENETPVKDAADSAVTNENQQPEASAQPEDNGNTL
- a CDS encoding TIGR02530 family flagellar biosynthesis protein: MSDRITVGQLYTGPITPNLHNRSKAGEASTVPERPFAQVLEDNLLKLSNHAAKRLEQRGIELKTEQMQQIGTALDKAAAKGAKESLILMKDMAFIVNVKNRTVVTAMDSESMKDNVFTQIDSAVIIS
- the flgG gene encoding flagellar basal body rod protein FlgG, yielding MLKSMYSGVSGMRGFQTKLDVIGNNIANVNTVGFKGSRVMFKDIMSQTTAGVTAPGDENGGVNAKQIGLGVSVGSIDTLHLAGSPMTTNNPTDLRLNGDGFFLVTLGGEQEVPFLTRAGDFHVDANRNLVTSDGLFVVDSGGEPITLDEAVVSFTIGQDGIINQTMDDGTTEAGAQLGIGKVTNPEGLEKIGGNLYRITANANADGEFEIVTANSTEFGTGSVIAGQLEMSNVDLTGEFTEMIVAQRGFQANSRIITTSDEVLQEVVNLKR
- a CDS encoding flagellar FlbD family protein, which translates into the protein MISVTRLNGSPMWLNALMVEIVEETPDTYITLVTGKRLIVLEKADEVISKIKDYNREIGVQAATIKVQQTEES
- a CDS encoding flagellar basal body-associated FliL family protein, with amino-acid sequence MKKMLPWLATSLLAITLIVVVVFVFMQGQNGNKIDTHTAAAAEKKMTADEIVAVSSELGEIKTNLADIDHIVVVSFSFKLSDKKAKEDFEKIKEITVKPIIIQTFADTKSNELATAKGRIQFNKKLTELINEALPEGKLATTSFSSFVMAPM
- the fliM gene encoding flagellar motor switch protein FliM encodes the protein MVDVLSQNEIDALLAALSSGEMDAEELKKEETQKKIRSYDFKRAVRFSKDHIRSLTRIHENFARFLTTYFSAQLRTFVQINVVQVEQLPYDEFIRSIPKMTILNIFEAEPLQGRMVMEVHPNVGYAMLDRLLGGTGNAPTKIASMTEIETTIMERIFSRAFESLQEAWKTVLDISPRMEALETNPQFMQIVSPNETIALISLSTKIGDTTGMINLCIPHVVLEPIMSRLSTHQWFVSEKKTRAPEEYDALKERVNKAKLPVVAELGESRISIAEFLGLSVGDVITLNKPVDEGLSIKVGDRLKYMGSPGTIKDRVAVQIDKIVTEGVEEFDE
- the fliY gene encoding flagellar motor switch phosphatase FliY codes for the protein MTSKDYLSQEEIDALLRQSESMNSSEPAEKTVDDFLTELEQDALGEIGNITFGSAATALSTLLGLKVDITTPKVSIISRTQFDEAFPKPHVAVHVNYVDGFEGINSLVIKKRDAQVIADLMLGGEGNPIDEELNEIHISAVQEAMNQMMGSSATSMSTIFNRFVNISPPGIDILNMESGEGVSNLPEDETLIQVSFRLLIGDLIDSNLMQLLPVHFAKEMVEMLIGGAQESTASAPVASTPEPVQAAVPVVPEQPPVQQQIPPQAQQPPVQDYNGYGQAPMGIPQGMPPQQPYGMPPQQPYGVPQHYGGVPNRNVNVQPVQFANLQNGAFGQVDENNLNLLMDIPLKVTVELGRTQKQIKDILELSQGSIVELDKLAGEPVDILVNNKLIAKGEVVVIDENFGVRVIDIVSQWDRIQKLQ
- a CDS encoding response regulator → MANRILVVDDAAFMRMMIRDILSKNGYEVVGEAQDGSQAIEKFKELRPDLITMDITMPEMDGIAALKEIKKIDANAKVIMCSAMGQQAMVIDAIQAGAKDFIVKPFQSDRVIEAISKTLGV
- a CDS encoding flagellar biosynthetic protein FliO; the encoded protein is MMAQDKIPDDVGTGVNYYFQLVWVIVVLAVILVLIVYLIRFLNKRNQRWFRNGTIRILGGVGLGPNKSLQIIEIGGSVYLLGVGDDIQLVDKVSDLEEAQRIIDSFERDASAQQGSLSPLIAKLAARLRKDEPPQEMELEDTTSFHELFESKLRQMPNRKEKMEKVLEEDNTTDRSRDS
- the fliP gene encoding flagellar type III secretion system pore protein FliP (The bacterial flagellar biogenesis protein FliP forms a type III secretion system (T3SS)-type pore required for flagellar assembly.): MKKKIWLACFFIGLISLASVTVAFAEPIPNIDIQIGNGDGGTPSTSSLSIILLITVLSIAPALLVLMTSFTRIVIVLGFVRTSLGTQQMPPNQVLVGLALFLTLFIMSPTLSSINQVALQPYLKGDITQTEALEKAADPMKKFMFSHTREKDLLLFMKYNQTEKPSTYQDIPITVMVPAYAISELKTAFQMGFMIFIPFLVIDIVVASTLMAMGMMMLPPVMISLPFKILLFVLVDGWYLVVKSLLLSFNT